A stretch of Schistocerca cancellata isolate TAMUIC-IGC-003103 chromosome 3, iqSchCanc2.1, whole genome shotgun sequence DNA encodes these proteins:
- the LOC126176892 gene encoding neuropeptide-like 4 has product MKAIVLPLLLLLVGVLALSAAGPAPLARPQPLPLPLPLRQASPAAAPEPAGRESLTPSEQFYYGYYYPAYSYYLLG; this is encoded by the coding sequence GtgttgccactgctgctgctgctggtgggcgTGTTGGCGCTGTCGGCGGCGGGCCCCGCCCCCCTGGCCCGCCcccagccgctgccgctgccgctgcccctgAGGCAGGCCTCGCCCGCTGCCGCCCCCGAGCCGGCCGGCCGCGAGTCGCTGACGCCCAGCGAGCAGTTCTACTACGGCTACTACTACCCCGCCTACTCATACTACCTGCTCGGCTAG